A single genomic interval of Halichondria panicea chromosome 2, odHalPani1.1, whole genome shotgun sequence harbors:
- the LOC135331917 gene encoding uncharacterized protein LOC135331917 isoform X1 — protein sequence MWKRISRRILSYQFALRSSLVLTMGKEKKSYYAVRRGRKTGVYTSWDKCQAQVNGFSGAVFKGFSTKSEAEAYAKTTGGYSAVARSTYSRARGRGRAGRYSGKDFSTEDCAIPTGGYSAGAHSRGRGRAGRHSGKDSSTKAEAKDYDIPTGRYSAVTHGRGRGRGRASDKGFSTKTEAQDYAIPTGGYSAGAHGRGRDSYSGAHTAYAEDFTSGSRSASKQTHSRCYSCGGQSSRPVVYSDGSCFGNGYGGASGGVGVFWGDNHPYNVSEKLEGHQTNQRAELVSACRALETAIQQGYSAIELKTDSTYTIKSITEWIPKWRENGWKTVTSKAVKNQEDIERLDWLCQQIDVQWTYVPGHRGIHGNEVADHLAKAGSHKDT from the exons ATGTGGAAGAGGATAAGTAGAAGAATTCTGTCTTATCAATTTGCACTGAGGTCTTCACTGGTACTCACAATGGGTAAAGAGAAGAAGAGTTACTATGCTGTAAGACGTGGCAGAAAAACTGGAGTGTACACATCATG GGATAAGTGTCAGGCTCAAGTCAATGGGTTCTCAGGGGCAGTCTTCAAAGGGTTCTCTACCAAATCTGAAGCCGAAGCGTATGCTAAAACGACTGGAGGGTATTCTGCAGTTGCACGTAGTACATATTCCAGAGCCAGAGGTAGAGGCAG GGCTGGACGCTATTCAGGCAAAGATTTCTCTACCGAAGATTGTGCTATACCAACTGGTGGGTATTCTGCAGGTGCACACAGCAGAGGTAGAGGCAG GGCTGGACGCCATTCAGGCAAAGATTCTTCTACTAAAGCTGAAGCCAAAGATTATGATATACCAACTGGTCGGTATTCTGCAGTTACACATGGCAGAGGTAGAGGTAGAGGCAG AGCATCAGACAAAGGGTTCTCTACTAAAACTGAAGCCCAAGATTATGCTATACCAACTGGTGGGTATTCTGCAGGTGCACACGGCAGAGGTAGAGACAG CTATTCAGGAGCACATACCGCCTATGCTGAAGACTTTACAAGCGGCAGTAG ATCAGCGTCAAAACAAACTCATTCAAGATGTTACTCGTGTGGTGGGCAGAGTAGTCGCCCCGTAGTATATTCCGATGGTAGCTGCTTTGGTAATGGCTACGGAGGAGCATCTGGTGGAGTTGGTGTATTTTGGGGAGACAACCATCCCTA TAATGTGAGTGAGAAGTTGGAAGGTCACCAGACAAACCAGAGGGCAGAGCTTGTG TCTGCTTGCAGGGCTTTGGAAACTGCCATACAGCAGGGGTACAGTGCAATTGAGCTGAAAACTGACAGCACCTATACCATTAAAT CAATAACTGAATGGATCCCGAAATGGCGAGAAAATGGATGGAAGACTGTTACGTCTAAAGCTGTGAAGAACCAAGAAGATATTGAGAGGCTGGACTGGCTCTGTCAGCAAATCGATGTTCAGTGG ACATATGTACCTGGCCATAGAGGTATTCATGGAAACGAAGTAGCTGATCACTTGGCTAAGGCTGGCTCTCACAAGGACACCTAA
- the LOC135331917 gene encoding uncharacterized protein LOC135331917 isoform X2, whose translation MWKRISRRILSYQFALRSSLVLTMGKEKKSYYAVRRGRKTGVYTSWDKCQAQVNGFSGAVFKGFSTKSEAEAYAKTTGGYSAVARSTYSRARGRGRAGRYSGKDFSTEDCAIPTGGYSAGAHSRGRGRAGRHSGKDSSTKAEAKDYDIPTGRYSAVTHGRGRGRGRASDKGFSTKTEAQDYAIPTGGYSAGAHGRGRDSYSGAHTAYAEDFTSGSRSASKQTHSRCYSCGGQSSRPVVYSDGSCFGNGYGGASGGVGVFWGDNHPYNVSEKLEGHQTNQRAELVSACRALETAIQQGYSAIELKTDSTYTIKSITEWIPKWRENGWKTVTSKAVKNQEDIERLDWLCQQIDVQHMYLAIEVFMETK comes from the exons ATGTGGAAGAGGATAAGTAGAAGAATTCTGTCTTATCAATTTGCACTGAGGTCTTCACTGGTACTCACAATGGGTAAAGAGAAGAAGAGTTACTATGCTGTAAGACGTGGCAGAAAAACTGGAGTGTACACATCATG GGATAAGTGTCAGGCTCAAGTCAATGGGTTCTCAGGGGCAGTCTTCAAAGGGTTCTCTACCAAATCTGAAGCCGAAGCGTATGCTAAAACGACTGGAGGGTATTCTGCAGTTGCACGTAGTACATATTCCAGAGCCAGAGGTAGAGGCAG GGCTGGACGCTATTCAGGCAAAGATTTCTCTACCGAAGATTGTGCTATACCAACTGGTGGGTATTCTGCAGGTGCACACAGCAGAGGTAGAGGCAG GGCTGGACGCCATTCAGGCAAAGATTCTTCTACTAAAGCTGAAGCCAAAGATTATGATATACCAACTGGTCGGTATTCTGCAGTTACACATGGCAGAGGTAGAGGTAGAGGCAG AGCATCAGACAAAGGGTTCTCTACTAAAACTGAAGCCCAAGATTATGCTATACCAACTGGTGGGTATTCTGCAGGTGCACACGGCAGAGGTAGAGACAG CTATTCAGGAGCACATACCGCCTATGCTGAAGACTTTACAAGCGGCAGTAG ATCAGCGTCAAAACAAACTCATTCAAGATGTTACTCGTGTGGTGGGCAGAGTAGTCGCCCCGTAGTATATTCCGATGGTAGCTGCTTTGGTAATGGCTACGGAGGAGCATCTGGTGGAGTTGGTGTATTTTGGGGAGACAACCATCCCTA TAATGTGAGTGAGAAGTTGGAAGGTCACCAGACAAACCAGAGGGCAGAGCTTGTG TCTGCTTGCAGGGCTTTGGAAACTGCCATACAGCAGGGGTACAGTGCAATTGAGCTGAAAACTGACAGCACCTATACCATTAAAT CAATAACTGAATGGATCCCGAAATGGCGAGAAAATGGATGGAAGACTGTTACGTCTAAAGCTGTGAAGAACCAAGAAGATATTGAGAGGCTGGACTGGCTCTGTCAGCAAATCGATGTTCA ACATATGTACCTGGCCATAGAGGTATTCATGGAAACGAAGTAG
- the LOC135331907 gene encoding uncharacterized protein LOC135331907 translates to MGNCTSGEQTEHQPGGTSSDSCIRDSDVDDGPDGCHVPSSSTDNPTNMQLTSPFIKDGHGTEDKPIKFSEIEDMLSTGDLAVLYRGENRIPHFAVFVRHSSCNSSNFPLLLLKGKTKPLSFEKFNPHVSRDAHTVSATTRIFYGDYRKAAVHRLNTTKKFDCQEIMEMIKDLATISFSEKEIVAVEEASTPEERSAILCTFMVAHFYKHIGELEEDLHSVTPNNLICKLPLSEPAYIKLPKVKKGPIASGDPPFLTKIVNGIMPPPEITTVPFNSIANQLQTGDLVLFSGATSSGALIKLFDHSQFSHVGLVLKFEYVSKLLLWEASTNKAGLVDISSGKVRQGVELLPLTRKIFSGWYDRVAIRRLTGIDSEKRAQMYEELLAFRKEVQGRPYEQDTIELILSSIDVQDKYMSFLRNTEEDLSSLFCSELVAEAYKRMGLLGSGKLSNTYTPDDFTSDNDLKLNFGTLEPETYIELKFDFKIGFERQSSVW, encoded by the exons ATGGGGAACTGCACTTCTGGAGAGCAAACAGAACATCAGCCAGGTGGTACGTCTTCTGACAGTTGCATAAGGGACAGTGATGTCGATGATGGTCCAGATGGATGCCATGTTCCCTCAAGTTCAACCGACAAT CCTACTAACATGCAGCTGACGAGTCCTTTTATAAAGGATGGCCATGGTACGGAAGACAAGCCGATAAAATTCTCGGAGATTGAAGATATGCTTTCGACAGGTGATCTCGCTGTGTTGTATCGAGGAGAAAACAGAATTCCACATTTTGCAGTGTTTGTCAGGCACAGTAGTTGCAACTCATCCAATTTCCCTCTCCTATTGTTGAAGGGTAAAACGAAACCGCTTTCTTTCGAAAAGTTCAACCCACATGTCTCTAGGGACGCACATACCGTATCGGCCACCACACGAATATTCTATGGGGACTATCGCAAAGCAGCAGTGCACCGATTAAACACGACCAAAAAGTTCGACTGTCAGGAAATAATGGAAATGATCAAAGATCTCGCTACTATTTCCTTCTCAGAGAAAGAAATTGTAGCAGTGGAAGAAGCCTCTACACCAGAAGAACGCAGTGCTATTTTGTGCACATTTATGGTTGCACATTTTTATAAGCACATAGGCGAGCTTGAAGAGGACCTTCATTCAGTCACCCCAAATAACCTCATTTGCAAGCTCCCACTGTCTGAACCGGCTTACATTAAGCTACCTAAAGTAAAGAAAGGACCAATTGCATCTGGAGATCCCCCGTTTCTTACAAAGATTGT TAATGGAATCATGCCACCTCCAGAAATTACCACAGTACCTTTCAACAGCATTGCTAATCAGCTACAAACTGGCGATCTTGTTTTGTTCTCAGGAGCTACCAGCTCAGGAGCACTCATCAAGCTCTTTGACCACTCTCAATTCTCTCATGTCGGTTTG GTTCTGAAGTTTGAGTATGTGTCTAAGCTGTTACTATGGGAAGCAAGCACAAACAAAGcag GACTCGTGGACATCAGCTCTGGTAAAGTACGACAAGGTGTGGAATTGCTCCCACTCACTCGAAAGATATTCTCTGGCTGGTATGACAGAGTTGCCATTCGCAGACTGACTGGAATTGATAGTGAGAAACGAGCTCAAATGTACGAAGAGCTCCTAGCTTTCCGAAAAGAAGTTCAAGGAAGACCGTACGAGCAAGATACTATTGAACTGATACTATCTTCAATTGATGTCCAAGATAAATACATGAGTTTCCTTCGAAACACAGAGGAAGATTTGTCCAGTCTGTTTTGTTCTGAACTTGTTGCCGAGGCTTACAAGCGCATGGGTTTGCTAGGCAGTGGCAAACTCTCTAACACATACACTCCTGATGATTTTACCAGTGATAACGATTTAAAACTGAACTTTGGAACACTTGAACCAGAAACTTACATCGAATTAAAGTTTGACTTTAAGATCGGATTTGAACGTCAATCTAGTGTATGGTGA
- the LOC135331959 gene encoding small ribosomal subunit protein eS7-like isoform X1, whose protein sequence is MRIHFLSFDNVVGIGGGKMSAAKIKKPGGEKLDKFEESVSQALSELESNAEIRPTLRELVFTGAKEIDAAGKKAICVHVPVPQQKTFQKIQVRLVRELEKKFSGRPVVFVAQRRILSKPKRNQRTRQKQLRPRSRTLTAVHDAILEDLVYPAEIVGKRIRVRLDGSRLIKVHLDKNQQTNLEHKVDVFTAIYKRLTGKEVTFEFPLYE, encoded by the exons atgcgcatccaCTTTCTTTCTTTTGACAACGTGGTTGGGATAGGAGGAGGTAAG ATGAGTGCTGCAAAGATTAAGAAACCCGGAGGGGAGAAGCTAGACAAGTTTGAAGAATCAGTATCTCAA GCTTTGAGTGAGCTAGAGTCCAATGCTGAGATACGACCAACTTTGAGAGAATTGGTTTTCACTGGAGCTAAAGAGATAGATGCTGCTGGGAAAAAGGCAATCTGTGTCCATGTCCCTGTTCCACAGCAGAAAACATTCCAAAAGATCCAG GTGAGGTTAGTTCGAGAGCTGGAAAAAAAATTTAGCGGACGTCCGGTTGTATTTGTTGCTCAACGTCGAATTCTCTCAAAGCCAAAGAGAAATCAGCGAACTAGGCAAAAACAACTGAGGCCGAGAAG TCGCACCTTGACTGCTGTTCACGATGCCATCCTTGAAGACTTGGTGTACCCTGCTGAAATTGTAGGAAAGAGGATAAGGGTCAGGCTTGATGGCTCTAGGCTTATTAAAGT ACACCTTGACAAAAACCAACAAACTAACTTGGAACACAAG GTTGATGTCTTTACTGCTATCTACAAAAGGTTGACTGGTAAAGAAGTGACATTTGAGTTTCCTTTGTACGAATGA
- the LOC135331959 gene encoding small ribosomal subunit protein eS7-like isoform X2: MSAAKIKKPGGEKLDKFEESVSQALSELESNAEIRPTLRELVFTGAKEIDAAGKKAICVHVPVPQQKTFQKIQVRLVRELEKKFSGRPVVFVAQRRILSKPKRNQRTRQKQLRPRSRTLTAVHDAILEDLVYPAEIVGKRIRVRLDGSRLIKVHLDKNQQTNLEHKVDVFTAIYKRLTGKEVTFEFPLYE; encoded by the exons ATGAGTGCTGCAAAGATTAAGAAACCCGGAGGGGAGAAGCTAGACAAGTTTGAAGAATCAGTATCTCAA GCTTTGAGTGAGCTAGAGTCCAATGCTGAGATACGACCAACTTTGAGAGAATTGGTTTTCACTGGAGCTAAAGAGATAGATGCTGCTGGGAAAAAGGCAATCTGTGTCCATGTCCCTGTTCCACAGCAGAAAACATTCCAAAAGATCCAG GTGAGGTTAGTTCGAGAGCTGGAAAAAAAATTTAGCGGACGTCCGGTTGTATTTGTTGCTCAACGTCGAATTCTCTCAAAGCCAAAGAGAAATCAGCGAACTAGGCAAAAACAACTGAGGCCGAGAAG TCGCACCTTGACTGCTGTTCACGATGCCATCCTTGAAGACTTGGTGTACCCTGCTGAAATTGTAGGAAAGAGGATAAGGGTCAGGCTTGATGGCTCTAGGCTTATTAAAGT ACACCTTGACAAAAACCAACAAACTAACTTGGAACACAAG GTTGATGTCTTTACTGCTATCTACAAAAGGTTGACTGGTAAAGAAGTGACATTTGAGTTTCCTTTGTACGAATGA
- the LOC135331955 gene encoding uncharacterized protein LOC135331955 isoform X3 has protein sequence MSQFRKNSKISPVKSVAEKILSVPVIILLLLWKSEGVTIADLNRGDVNYRNTIYGFIGIGALSCIYSVGVATVGLAGIKLPALMQSILATIILITWLLGAPVMSASIEQLSHTQYIRLNGIDTLYLLTATGLGFALLAVCLIDVLLGFQSMRRSIDQESKEFTREMSQSKSVMMAVRSGQSFAEAKRTSNKSITKPVDDTSPLKNYEVGQDQD, from the exons ATGTCGCAGTTCAGAAAAAATAGCAAGATATCCCCTGTGAAGTCAGTGGCTGAGAAG ATTCTCAGTGTTCCTGTGATTATTTTGCTGCTTTTATGGAAAAGTGAAGGTGTGACTATCGCAGATCTGAACAGGGGTGATGTCAATTATCGAAACACTATATACGGGTTCATTGGTATCGGAGCACTATCGTGCATCTATTCTGTGGGAGTGGCTACTGTTGGTCTTGCTGGAATAAAGCTCCCAGCTTTAATG CAATCCATCCTTGCTACAATCATTTTGATCACATGGCTACTTGGAGCTCCAGTCATGAGTGCAAGTATCGAGCAACTGTCCCATACTCAATATATCAGACTGAACGGAATTGATACCCTCTACTTGCTCACTGCAACG GGGCTTGGCTTTGCACTGTTAGCTGTTTGTCTAATTGATGTTCTCCTAGGATTTCAGTCGATGAGGAGGAGCATTGACCAGGAAAGCAAAGAGTTCACTCGAGAGATGAGTCAGTCCAAAAGCGTCATGATGGCTGTCCGTAGTGGACAGTCTTTTGCTGAGGCAAAGAGGACATCAAACAAGTCAATCACAAAACCAGTGGATGATACATCACCCCTGAAGAACTACGAAGTTGGTCAAGACCAGGACTAG
- the LOC135331955 gene encoding uncharacterized protein LOC135331955 isoform X2: protein MSQFRKNSKISPVKSVAEKVPKAKILSVPVIILLLLWKSEGVTIADLNRGDVNYRNTIYGFIGIGALSCIYSVGVATVGLAGIKLPALMQSILATIILITWLLGAPVMSASIEQLSHTQYIRLNGIDTLYLLTATGLGFALLAVCLIDVLLGFQSMRRSIDQESKEFTREMSQSKSVMMAVRSGQSFAEAKRTSNKSITKPVDDTSPLKNYEVGQDQD, encoded by the exons ATGTCGCAGTTCAGAAAAAATAGCAAGATATCCCCTGTGAAGTCAGTGGCTGAGAAGGTACCAAAGGCCAAG ATTCTCAGTGTTCCTGTGATTATTTTGCTGCTTTTATGGAAAAGTGAAGGTGTGACTATCGCAGATCTGAACAGGGGTGATGTCAATTATCGAAACACTATATACGGGTTCATTGGTATCGGAGCACTATCGTGCATCTATTCTGTGGGAGTGGCTACTGTTGGTCTTGCTGGAATAAAGCTCCCAGCTTTAATG CAATCCATCCTTGCTACAATCATTTTGATCACATGGCTACTTGGAGCTCCAGTCATGAGTGCAAGTATCGAGCAACTGTCCCATACTCAATATATCAGACTGAACGGAATTGATACCCTCTACTTGCTCACTGCAACG GGGCTTGGCTTTGCACTGTTAGCTGTTTGTCTAATTGATGTTCTCCTAGGATTTCAGTCGATGAGGAGGAGCATTGACCAGGAAAGCAAAGAGTTCACTCGAGAGATGAGTCAGTCCAAAAGCGTCATGATGGCTGTCCGTAGTGGACAGTCTTTTGCTGAGGCAAAGAGGACATCAAACAAGTCAATCACAAAACCAGTGGATGATACATCACCCCTGAAGAACTACGAAGTTGGTCAAGACCAGGACTAG
- the LOC135331955 gene encoding uncharacterized protein LOC135331955 isoform X1: protein MSQFRKNSKISPVKSVAEKVPKAKVCPWVAQWFNIPQAVVKTLQFILSVPVIILLLLWKSEGVTIADLNRGDVNYRNTIYGFIGIGALSCIYSVGVATVGLAGIKLPALMQSILATIILITWLLGAPVMSASIEQLSHTQYIRLNGIDTLYLLTATGLGFALLAVCLIDVLLGFQSMRRSIDQESKEFTREMSQSKSVMMAVRSGQSFAEAKRTSNKSITKPVDDTSPLKNYEVGQDQD, encoded by the exons ATGTCGCAGTTCAGAAAAAATAGCAAGATATCCCCTGTGAAGTCAGTGGCTGAGAAGGTACCAAAGGCCAAGGTTTGTCCTTGGGTAGCACAATGGTTCAACATTCCTCAAGCTGTAGTAAAGACACTCCAGTTT ATTCTCAGTGTTCCTGTGATTATTTTGCTGCTTTTATGGAAAAGTGAAGGTGTGACTATCGCAGATCTGAACAGGGGTGATGTCAATTATCGAAACACTATATACGGGTTCATTGGTATCGGAGCACTATCGTGCATCTATTCTGTGGGAGTGGCTACTGTTGGTCTTGCTGGAATAAAGCTCCCAGCTTTAATG CAATCCATCCTTGCTACAATCATTTTGATCACATGGCTACTTGGAGCTCCAGTCATGAGTGCAAGTATCGAGCAACTGTCCCATACTCAATATATCAGACTGAACGGAATTGATACCCTCTACTTGCTCACTGCAACG GGGCTTGGCTTTGCACTGTTAGCTGTTTGTCTAATTGATGTTCTCCTAGGATTTCAGTCGATGAGGAGGAGCATTGACCAGGAAAGCAAAGAGTTCACTCGAGAGATGAGTCAGTCCAAAAGCGTCATGATGGCTGTCCGTAGTGGACAGTCTTTTGCTGAGGCAAAGAGGACATCAAACAAGTCAATCACAAAACCAGTGGATGATACATCACCCCTGAAGAACTACGAAGTTGGTCAAGACCAGGACTAG
- the LOC135331945 gene encoding nucleolar protein 4-like codes for MDELHVQDPEVNMAAYQRQMADVKPPITTTFVQPNTDRSDDEESDHNTSDTYPSQMRGRVSPSPYTANTERARQFNAYVRGIIEQKLDIFVPISHQPRDIVSDIIADSSIKFPEFSSCVRKRIRTFLKSYRRSRKLRDVNSGSPQSHTNGVGKDDMVSNTSHSLPMSHYQQESPIPKAHLPVRSSPVPRGGGPANTAVVTIDTGDMDDDLDDLPIPKRMKMSTSAAVTQSKRLVPGIPLSNPSALSISEVSAVRQLITGYRESAAFLQRAADQLETMLHNNSS; via the exons ATGGATGAGCTTCATGTCCAAGATCCAGAAGTGAACATGGCAGCCTATCAGCGCCAGATGGCAGATGTTAAACCTCCCATCACCACCACTTTTGTCCAGCCAAACACA GATCGCTCAGATGACGAGGAATCGGACCACAACACGTCGGATACCTACCCCTCACAGATGCGTGGGCGTGTGTCTCCTTCCCCCTACACTGCCAATACGGAAAGAGCCAGACAGTTTAAT GCCTATGTCCGTGGAATCATTGAGCAGAAACTGGACATTTTTGTTCCCATATCTCATCAACCACGAGACATTGTCTCAGACATCATAGCAGATTCCAGTATCAAATTCCCTGAGTTTTCCTCCTGTGTCAGAAAGAGGATTCGAACATTTCTAAAATCTTATCGACGCTCCAGGAAATTGAGAGATGTCAATTCAGGCTCCCCACAGTCGCATACGAATGGTGTGGGAAAG GATGACATGGTGTCGAACACAAGTCATTCGCTCCCAATGAGTCATTATCAACAGGAATCCCCTATACCCAAGGCCCACCTCCCTGTCCGCTCCTCTCCCGTCCCAAGAGGGGGCGGGCCAGCAAACACTGCCGTAGTTACCATAGACACAGGAGACATGGATGATGACCTTGATGACCTCCCTATTCCCAAGAGGATGAAGATGAGCACATCTGCTGCAGTCACTCAGTCTAAACGGCTGGTTCCTGGCATACCTCTAAGTAATCCCTCAGCTCTCAGCATTTCAGAGGTGTCAGCAGTGAGACAGCTCATCACAG GGTATCGTGAGAGTGCAGCCTTCCTTCAAAGGGCAGCAGACCAACTGGAGACAATGCTTCACAATAACTCATCGTAG
- the LOC135331880 gene encoding putative Polycomb group protein ASXL2, producing MVMSKEPTWLEAASKIFESGVEVWMTAPELVRTIKDYGIKPLRSEYGQSVRTLRAALNIEAKKDNGAFLRKDYNFNCYFALKNMVDDTNAVSLSRTPAKRAPTLSKQKQNVTSKYQSPPSPIINGYPPSPTTPLSTPQIVPTPGTPMIEIDPDVGHRQKDELSGFCLPSPLTSLLGARRIINVLNDSIDAASQRPMREARKRRVTRDRENEDPLSLTANGPTSPTPNHLGEILQLEVCHHVPCLLSEVDCVRSSSVGSPLKDPCSVQGERISTQSIEIDPNYVYKKNSESDSSSESNDDEEGISVRFQPTPSSQLLVKRRRRRQRRSLACDGEENSESELTEESVGSPLQEEEVDETEYVPYKTQRGRPRRLSSVRSISSLGVEDRMVLSELKESGADHVVVKPPLDQRRHVSTLFLPSSPLLNENLKTLLGMEPFEKLTQSQKQKLVAHLPVVDQQNGTRVPGDCFSSSFYSSALREWSERLALGMFTAEYKARVRGEEKRKMTLKSENSWKEQYYERHYGDKAAVSREDSPPPYFPHSLPDANSQFLTAIVDGYFNTETDRAHTSPPPPPPPPPPVSVKTPPKTIPTPISLQKMKSPQKPTIKSAVSKPSKSIACQKKPSIKRLKESTKTKPTKSLPEKKCPNSPVKKRNSALLAGKNAGKAIGKKSTIKKGVTTPLSPVLMRKLLKSPSLSRDFLTRSPAQISYQEILHNLKAVSNSDPPAKPSEVCQITAAAYSPPFHHPHSVFHDHFALLSKEHVPIDFCFRVASLPLSLPLRYYSACMQGKAIFREHSYSQRGVSTPHKSLTLSLPRSLLTSSNGYVCEDPPMVFCSFCRCLYHSNCTDMSLCPTCQQN from the exons ATGGTCATGAGCAAAGAACCTACTTGGTTGGAAGCAGCCTCTAAA ATATTTGAGAGTGGCGTGGAGGTATGGATGACAGCTCCCGAGCTGGTCCGCACTATAAAAGATTATGGAATCAAGCCTTTAAG GTCTGAGTACGGGCAATCTGTGAGAACTCTGAGGGCTGCACTCAACATTGAGGCAAAGAAAGACAATGGGGCTTTCTTGCGGAAAGATTACAACTTCAACTGCTATTTTGCACTCAAAAAC ATGGTGGATGATACCAATGCTGTCAGCCTCTCCAGAACCCCAGCAAAGCGTGCACCCACTCTCTCAAaacagaaacaaaatgtcaCGTCCAAGTACCAGTCTCCCCCTTCTCCAATAATAAATGgctatcccccctcccccactacACCCCTTTCTACCCCCCAAATAGTCCCAACCCCTGGAACACCCATGATTGAGATTGACCCTGATGTCGGCCATAGGCAGAAAGACGAGTTGAGCGGGTTCTGTCTACcgtcacctttgacctctcttTTGGGGGCCAGACGAATAATAAATGTGCTCAACGATTCCATTGACGCCGCATCCCAACGTCCGATGAGAGAG GCTCGTAAGCGACGAGTGACTAGAGACAGAGAGAATGAGGATCCACTATCCTTGACGGCAAATGGTCCCACCTCCCCCACTCCTAACCATCTGGGAGAGATACTGCAGTTGGAAGTCTGTCACCATGTGCCTTGTCTCCTATCGGAGGTGGACTGTGTAAG GAGTTCGTCTGTCGGATCACCTTTGAAGGATCCATGTTCTGTGCAAGGTGAACGCATTAGCACTCAAAGCATTGAAATAGACCCCAACTATGTCTACAAGAAAAACTCCGAGTCTGACAGTTCTTCAGAGAGTAACGACGATGAAGAGGGTATCTCAGTTCGTTTCCAACCAACACCCAGCTCACAGCTGCTCGTAAAGCGTCGACGTCGCCGGCAAAGAAGAAGTCTAGCATGTGATGGTGAAGAGAATAGCGAGTCTGAACTGACAGAAGAATCAGTAGGATCACCCCTACAGGAGGAGGAGGTAGACGAGACAGAGTACGTTCCGTACAAAACACAGAGGGGTAGGCCACGACGTTTGTCGTCAGTTCGTAGCATATCATCTTTAGGAGTTGAGGATAGGATGGTTCTGAGTGAACTGAAAGAGAGTGGAGCTGATCATGTTGTGGTTAAGCCTCCTCTTGACCAAAGGAGACATGTGTCAACTCTATTCTTACCAAGTTCTCCCCTCTTAAACGAAAACTTGAAG ACGTTGCTCGGAATGGAACCGTTTGAAAAGCTAACTCAGAGTCAAAAACAAAAGCTTGTGGCACACTTACCTGTTGTTGATCAACAGAATGGAACAAG agtcCCTGGTGATTGCTTCAGCAGCTCATTTTACAGCAGTGCGCTGCGTGAGTGGAGTGAGAGGCTAGCCTTGGGCATGTTTACGGCCGAATACAAAGCAAGGGTGCGGGGAGAGGAAAAGAGAAAGATGACCCTCAAGTCAGAAAACAGTTGGAAGGAACAGTACTACGAGAGACACTATGGAGACAA AGCTGCTGTCAGCCGAGAAGACTCCCCTCCTCCATACTTCCCGCACTCTCTGCCTGATGCTAACTCACAGTTCTTGACAGCCATTGTTGATGGCTACTTTAATACAGAGACAGATAGGGCTCACAcatctccccctccccctccccctccccctcctccagtATCTGTAAAGACTCCACCTAAAACTATACCTACTCCAATCTCACTTCAGAAAATGAAAAGCCCCCAAAAACCAACCATTAAATCAGCAGTGAGTAAACCTTCGAAATCTATAGCTTGTCAAAAGAAACCTTCCATTAAGCGATTGAAGGAATCAACAAAAACGAAGCCGACTAAATCTCTGCCGGAGAAAAAATGTCCCAATTCACCTGTCAAAAAACGAAACTCAGCTTTGTTAGCTGGTAAAAATGCAGGAAAAGCAATTGGCAAAAAATCTACGATCAAAAAAGGTGTAACCACACCACTATCACCTGTGCTCATGCGTAAGCTGCTTAAATCTCCAAGCCTTTCAAGAGATTTCCTGACCCGATCACCAGCGCAGATATCCTATCAGGAGATTCTTCACAATCTTAAAGCTGTATCGAACTCTGACCCCCCTGCCAAACCCTCTGAAGTATGTCAGATCACTGCTGCTGCTTACTCACCTCCGTTTCATCACCCTCACTCAGTATTTCACGATCATTTCGCTCTCCTCAGTAAAGAGCACGTGCCGATTGATTTCTGTTTCAGAGTAGCAAGTCTTCCCCTCAGTCTACCGCTACGCTACTACAGTGCTTGTATGCAAGGAAAAGCAATATTCAGAGAACATTCATACTCACAAAGGGGGGTGTCCACTCCCCATAAATCGCTCACACTATCTCTACCAAGGTCTCTACTGACAAGTAGCAATGGATATGTATGTGAGGATCCTCCAATGGTGTTTTGCTCTTTCTGTCGATGTCTCTATCACTCtaactgtactgatatgtcaCTGTGCCCTACTTGTCAACAAAACTAA